ACGTTATTTCGTCGACGGCGGTTTCGCCCAAGTCGAAGATGATGTCGTGAACGTTTTGACTAGCCGAGCGATCCCAGTCGATTTGCTCGACAACGACGAAGCCACCAAGACATTGGCGGAAGCACTGGACATGCCCAGCACCACTCCCGAGCAAGCTCAAATCAAAGACGCCGCTGTGCGTCGAGCTCGCGGGCAACTGCGAGCCAGCCGCTAGGCTTCGCAAACGCTTCGAATCAGAAACAACATTGACACGGCAGCTTTGGCTGACGTGTTTTTGTTTGCGCCGAGTTGGACTGCTGAATCGTTGATGCCCAACTCGACCAGCCTCCCGAGATCGTGGTTGGCACGATTCGGTTCCACTTGGTGGGCGGTGGTTTGCAACCGAGACCTCGGGTTGAAACCCGAGGCTGACAACTGTCACCGCTTCGCGGTTGTTGGCTCCCACCCCAACACGCACAACCAGTCGCGGAGCGACGACAGCCGAAAGCCTTGGGTTTTCAACCCAAGGTCATTCGTCGACACCCAGGCCCCCAAGTCGCGGAGCGACGGCAGTTGTTTGCCGCTCCGTCGCCAGGCGATCCCCCGTTTCACGTCCCCGTGCGATGGTTTTCGAAACCGATCAACCACACCCGTTTTCTAGTAAAACGCCACTCCCATCGTTCCTTGTT
Above is a window of Rhodopirellula islandica DNA encoding:
- a CDS encoding F0F1 ATP synthase subunit epsilon, with protein sequence MSIRCVVVTPERTELDREADFVALPMFDGELGVQGGRAPMIGRLGYGVLRLQTVSGPERYFVDGGFAQVEDDVVNVLTSRAIPVDLLDNDEATKTLAEALDMPSTTPEQAQIKDAAVRRARGQLRASR